Part of the Juglans regia cultivar Chandler chromosome 14, Walnut 2.0, whole genome shotgun sequence genome, attcttttataattttttattttacttcatgattaagaaaatattttttaataatattatatttttttaaaaaaaatttaaaatagtcatattacagcccccgttgggggttcccgttgagcttaacatgtatttttttatgtgtaattttttaatttattttttatatagattttttttacacttataaatatttttaaaaaataaaataaatttaaaatatcattaaaaacacttccttaatcagaaagttaaaaaaataaatcattaaaaaacacttccttaatcagaaagtaaaaaaaaaatcattaaaaaacacttccttaatcagaaagtaaaaaacaaatcattaaaaaacactttcttaatcagaaagtaaaaaaaaaaaacatttacttaatcaaaaagtaaaatacaaatcattaaatattaatttttattctacttcataattaagaaaatatttctaaataatattatatattttattttattttttaaaatatttaaaattattaaaaatatctatataaaaataaatttaaaaaatatatataaaaaaatgctacatgcccagcgggagcccccagcggggcatgtagcattttccgtATTAAAAACCCAGTTTAATCATTCTAAAGGTGCCAATATTTTGTGCACGAGGCGTTCGAGAAAATGTCCGCGTAAATGTTGCtctaaatagtttttaaattttaaattatttagatttttctgttttgttttattcatttgaagttttggaaaacTTGGGGAAGTAGATAGGCAATGAAGTTTCATTCACTTCGTCAAGCACTAACGAAACATGGAATCAACGACACCCTCATGATttgtttctttcattcttttggtgTTAGGTATTGGAGGAAATTAGTAGGTTTTCTAGAAGAAGATCATTGAACTTGTTATTGTTGGGATCAGTAGCTTGCAGCAGCAATACTTGCGAATTCTGGGTGATTTGGGAAGAAAGCTTACGAGCGAATATGTACGTAGATTTGTCTCTGATCTTGCGAATTCTGGTGTATGTCTGTGATCTTGTTGTAGTTAATTAATGAACGTTTCAGCATTTTTGGGAACCGTCTGCAGACCCATGGGAGTCATACGTATGCCTTATGGAAGGAAGCCAAAGTTAGGCttagttttcatttcatttaattattataatttttttaaatttttatataaaataaaataaataattcatttttttttaaaattttaaaataagaaatcctCCGCATTGCgacttttttccttcatttttttaccCTGTTTTCTTGCTTGCATTAAGTAGGTAATCGAGGAACGGAAAACATAATTTAATACTGAAAATACAATTGAAATAGAAAGACCGTAAAATTATATgagttttattaagaaaatatgttggtattttttgaTAAACATTTATTAGTAACGTCTTTCTAATGGACTAGGGATCTCGTTGGTGCTCCGctacatttttatatatttttttaaaaagttacaatattattaaataatatttttttaatcattaaataaaaaaattaaaaaaaaaaaattggagcgGGAGGGGGCAACCGCTTCTACAGCAGAATcccaatcattttcctttttaacattttaaagtATTACCATTGGCTGTCTTAATTGGCCATTGCGGTTGTAAAAAACGttcactattcattattattcattgtCGTTTACGTCGAGGGTCCTCTATGTTCATTCATGTGTGTTTTATTTCCGTACGAAATTGAGAGAAATcgataaaatagaaaagaaaaaatctacacattTCGTTTGAATTAAGGGTGCTACTTGCATAGTGCGAGGCGGGACATCCCCTCCCTGCCCCTCACCATGCGAGGTGGAGGGGTTTCATATCCCGCCCCCCGCCCTTCTATCAGAGGTGGGGTAAAAATCGCATCCTGCTTAATCTattgtctaaaattttttttattctaaaaattttttttagactcaaattataatataatttaaagtataaattgaaattaaaatttatacattaaaaaaaatataaattcattagagTAATATTTTGGATTGCCAATACAATTtattaacttgaagttgaattcaaatttttaacaaattgtatatatttatataaattacttatataaatattaaaaattaaaaatttttatattaaaaagaggAGGAGTGCAGAGCGGGGGtggggccccgctggggtcacTCCGCCCCCCGCCCTCGCATGGGCGGTGCGAGGTAGCCCGCCCGCCCATGAGGGGGTGCGAACGGGgtggggccccgctgcccacccctagtttgaattcaaaacccacctcaactcatctcattttatcattacaagtttttcaaattttcacacaaaatataataaacaattcaacttttattctactattcacaaattatctcaatttatatctgaatttaagagtttttttaaGTGAGATTTGGATactgaaataagatgagataatttacttttttaagtggggtgtttattttaaatgaataagtaaaatattattagaatatttttttaatattattattgttttggaattggaaaaagttaaattatttgttgtattttgtgaaaatttgtgaaaattataatgatgagctgagatgagttgatatgattttGGTATCCAAACCTAGCCTAGTGGAGATTTCCGTGCCTTTGTTCACCCCAAACTGgttttgtttgaatgttaatttcattttaatttttatcatattattgtGTAATTCATTAACAATTTTAAGGAGATTTAAATGTTGTCTATAACTAAAAAATACGTGGAAAGCGATGGAGATCTCAATAAGTCCTTCCGTTTTAAAGGAGCCTATTTCAATATATGGAAGTGCAAGGTGCTCTTCCATCTAAGCATTCTCAAAGTCTCTGACGTTCTTAcgaaaaatgtaaatttaatttatgaaaatggtGTTTTGGGCAAAAGTCCAAATTCAAGAAATAATCATTGAAAgccgcaattttttttttttttttaaatttagtagaTCTCATAAAAAGGGCTTTCCAAGCAAAATAATAAGAATCAAGAAGCCCTTCACAAAATCAAGTTTGTTTTGAATGTGGCAAAAGTGAGCATTTTGCTCGAATTTGTAAGTTTTGAAAgcgagaaaataattttcaagttAACGTAATTGAGGAATCATTTGTAGCATTgactacaaatattaatatGGTTTGATTTGTTGAAGGGTGGTGGGAAGATTCTAGTGCTAATATGTATGTTTGCTATGATGGAAGTTGATTAAACAATCAATTATGCCCTCCCCCCCCCAAAGGACAACATGGGTCTAACACTTTGGTCAATGCTtatcacctataacataattgTGTCTCTAATCATTTAGAGGTAAAGTTGTTTGGCTCATCCTTCTTCTGTGATCAGATTAGCTCTTCGTGATATTATCCGAAGAGAGGTATgctttttatttcatattattttattagattcaATATTGTGGAGTATAGATTGTCAAAATACccttttagaaattaaaatctcatgtTAAAACATTTGacatatggtatcagagcctatggTTATAGACGATCTATGCTCTCGATGTTGAATCttgattaaaaacataatttctgGACTAATAAGATTGAGTATCTCTTTTAATACTGACTGATCGagtattctcatatatttacttcccaaacattactcaaatacaaaatacttttcagtttcaaatttcaaattttaaattttttcatctattcattacctaatcattataaatttttcaaattttcaaacaaaacacaaaaaataatacaattttctcaaaatttcaaacaaaaataatattcaaaaaattatattcaaacaattttttaattttacaatatttttattcaattttttctctctacatttccaaaatctaataaaatatcttaactcaaactattttactattattcacaaaccgtttcattattattcatagctattttgagatattctaaatatccaaaTGAGCCATTGTTAACacgatttaaatgaaaaaaaaaacttgatacTGAAAAAGGCCCAAGGAACAAAGTAGTGGTTTTTTCTTACAAAATGTTGGTTCCAGAATCCAAACTGTGTAATGTTGACTGAAGCATTGAATATGAATTGATTTAGTGAGAATTAGATTAGCTTTAATTTTTGATTGACACTAGGAATATTGCTATGTTGGTGTAGTAATTTGAACTTTTGTATTTTCCTATGAAATTTCCTTGTATTTTAAACTTATTACAAGAGAAACTAGTGTTAAGACCTGAGTTGTAGGAACATGtgtaaaatggagagagagtcATTCCTAGCCCACGGTTACGATTCGAGTCTTGATCTGTGTCGTTTTGAGTCAGTTGGAGTAGCAGTACAGAGCTTGTACGTACATCCTTAgccaaatagaaaataaatgtaacaaaTCTAAATAGAGAGGGAGACACAtatatttatgtggttcggcacAGGACCTACGTCCATAGGTCGTTTGAAGGGTAAATTTACTCTAATGAGAGAATTTTACAGCCTTTCATAGCCGTCTATCACAACCCACTATACAAATGGGGGTTTGTGAACCCTTTtgcttagaaaataataaagttggAGTTTCCCATCTCTCATGAAGTTGTCCAGAAGAAGTATTCTCTCTCAACCGATCTGATCCCTTTTATTGGCCTCTGTCAATGATTAGTGTGAAAGTCGGTTTTATGTCGCTTCATCCATTTCTTTTGGTTTGGCTTTACTGAGCGTCTGAcccttttatctctttttccctctctttttcatcacctctctctttctccctgaCGATTGCTTTCCCTTGTCCCCTCTTTATCTCTTTTTGGCTTCCTGATGATGGCCTTTTGGTGGGCTGGGCCTGTGATATTTTATccatttcaaaaacaaactCTAAAACGAGGATAAAGGCTTAGAAATGAAATTAGTAGAAGTGATAGATAGTCATAGCATATATAACACAAGTGGatgcatgaaaaaataataattttacatacatgTTTTGGAGAGTAAACTTATATTACCAATAATTTCTGGAATGTGTTTGTCTATGAGAATTTTGTTTTCCATCTAATTTGTTGCTCGGCTTTGTTCATGTGAGCCTAAAagatgatttttcttgtttttcaaaaaGGGAGTTGTTGGTGGCGGGAGAATGACTAAAACCACATTATTGGAGCCTCCTCGCCATATGAGTCGAATGAGCACATAGATGCGGCCAAAGCAAGGGGTTGAAACCTAATAGCGGGGTAGCGACgacaaggaagaaaaaaaggttGGGGGGGGGGACCTAGGTGGAAGGAGGCTAGGATCCTTCTTCTCGGCCCCCCATGTAAAATTAACCTTAATTATCTATGTTAAAGATCATGTAAAATTAAGTTACAAATGTTGTAGTAAATGAAATGGATTTTGTTGGTTACATAATAGAGGACTACTATGACTTACTTTGGTAGCTaatttgatattgatattaTGAAACTCATGTAATATATTTTGGGCTAGGATGGTTTTCCAAAATTAGACGTGCACATGCATAGTTTTCATGTCGTGCACGTGCATAATTTTCATGTCAAAAGCCCATAagagtcgttttaaaaaaaaatgttttgaaaagaatattcaagttataattaaatgttttgttttgttttatggcTGCATGGCCTAATGGAAGAATGTaaggattttaattttataagatgtaCCACGCAGTCCATGCTTCTCATAGGTTTATATTAgctcaaattaaataaattatttaacaagTTATTGTGGAGGGATAAAATACCATAGCCCATAGTTGGGCCCAGCCTACCAGGCCACCACTAGGGACAATAGGGAAACAATAAAGAGACAATGAGGGACATGAGAGCATACAAGTGTCAGAGGAGTTAGATGGAAAGTAGGAAGAGAAAGGATGCTGACACACGCAAAGGGGTCAAGTCCCATCATTGCAGACTGGCACACGCAATAAGGAGATATATAAAAAGCTTTCAATCATATGACAAAAGGTGGGTCTTGACTTCTTCTTCAATCTTGAGCGAGCTCCAAGGAGGGCTTATTCAGCCAGCATACCACTAGCAATTattgtacaatgagatatgagAAACCACCAGAGACTgtaaatagatatattaaagTGCATTCCCCTCCCCAAATgcctgtggacgtaggcaactCCCCAAACTACGTAAATATGTgtgtgtctctctttattttctctgtatttaTCTGTTATGGACGTATGCATGGACACCGTACAACCACACTAGAATATTGCCGGGGGCTTCAAACAACACCGATCAAGGCCCAGTCAACTCTGTGGGCCGGGAATGACTCTTTTTTTCCCTCCGGCCTGTTGTGCGATTTCTCTAGCATCAACAGTTATATTGGGACCCAAATACTTCTATGGTTTTTATGATGATCAGGAAATCTATTTAAAGTATTGAGAGGCTCAAGGGTTctcatttacaaaataattgtgTCTCTAGCTATCGGGAGACACTTGGGATAAAATTATTAGAGAGATCCTTCTCTCGTGATCAAATCATCCCTTTGTCAAATTACCAGAAGTGAGGtatgttttttatttcatgttattatattcGATTCAATATTATAGAGCATAGATCATTGAATACTCTTTTCGAAATTAaagtttcatgttaaaatatttaacaattagaaaagaaaagaaaagaaaagaataatgaaaaataaaatcaatcccACACAATAATACAATATAGGAAAAAGCTAGTTTGCCCACAAAATGTGACCGCTTAACTTGAccgcttgattttttttaacttaatgattaaggaagtgattttaagtgtatttgtgtattttttttaaatattaaaaatattaaaaaatatgaataaaaaaataaaaaaaagattacaaaatGCAACTATCGGTCAAGTAGAGCGGGCTACTCTGGGCAGCAGAGTAGCCCAACTCATACAATATATCAGCCCAAGCTGGAGCTCCATGGCTTAagccttattaaaaataaataaaaaaaaccacaaaGAATATTTATCGCATCGGATTATCTAATGCACCGCCACAAATACAACCAGTTTCGACACAGAGGCCCAACACAAACAAGTGCAAAGCGAGTATGTGGCTAGTTTCTAGCTGGCATATATGCTCAATTCATACCGTGTATGTATACATGTATTACGTACAGTGATACTGGTCCAAAGCATTGGTACAAATTAAGTCATATATGATTAGACAAGAGCTTTGCTACTTATCAACTCACACACtacacttgtttttatttttgttttattcatactaaactaattgagttcttttacttatcatcctTACACTATTTACTTGctaagaggagaaaaaaatcaaatgtgaTGTGTAATGTAGAGATGGTGAATAGAAGAgctctaaataaaatagaacttCCATCAGCGAGTTATGTGGTCAGGAACCATGCATCATGCATCATTCATCATTCTAATCTTccttcttttgatttttcatccatgtgatattttctcttatattcaataaaatgtttttctaCAATCTTGCAAGTAGGTGGTAGAGAAAAATGGAACACTTTCATAACGTATATGCAACTGAAGAGGCTAAAATTCAGCTATAGAAGAAATCATTGAAATCGAAAGATTGAAATGAGTATACAAACGTAAACTTGCATGATCAACTTTTCCACACTTATCAAATAAGGCACCAAATACTTTCACACTCGaagcataagaaaaaaaaacaaaaataaaaacaccaaaCTGCAAACCAACAGAACAAGCAAAAAGAGTACTCCATTCTCCATTGAAGATGCAGAGGATGGTAATTAGCCAGAAACCTCAACAGCCCTAACATCAggcttcttcacttcttctttagGGATCGTTACGGTGAGAACTCCATTCTCTATTGCAGCTTTGATCTCATTCATCTTTGCATTCTCCGGTAGCTTGAGACTTCTCAAAAACTTGCCATTGCTGCGCTCTAGCCTATGCCATGTGTCGTTCTTGTCTTCATTCCCCAAATTCCTCTCTCCACTTATATGAAGCACTCTTCCATCTTCAACTTCAACCTTCACTTCCTTTTTCTTCAACCCCGGAAGATCGGCCTTGAGTAAGTGGGCTTCTGGTGTCTCATTCCAGTCGATTCGGACGTTGGCAAAAGCTGAGGTTTCCTGACAACATTGGGGGGAACGAGCAGAAGTTAGTGAAGAACGAAGAGCAAAGTCTCTGAAAGGATCCCAGAGTTTGAGGGTAAAAGGATCGAAGATGTTGCTTCGTCGGCTCCCAAAAAAGACTCGAATCGACGACATATTTGTGCTATTACTCTTTTCTTTATGTATTTGGTGTAGGTTTCAATTAGAGCGCAACAGCTTTAGGATTCCCACAACTTCAAACGCTTTCCAAGTTCTTCAATGATACAAAGGTTTCAACTACAGGTTGGGTATTTATAAATAGTCGGTGGGCGTTCTAGTCCTTTCGAGAACAT contains:
- the LOC108998484 gene encoding 17.5 kDa class I heat shock protein-like, encoding MSSIRVFFGSRRSNIFDPFTLKLWDPFRDFALRSSLTSARSPQCCQETSAFANVRIDWNETPEAHLLKADLPGLKKKEVKVEVEDGRVLHISGERNLGNEDKNDTWHRLERSNGKFLRSLKLPENAKMNEIKAAIENGVLTVTIPKEEVKKPDVRAVEVSG